One Verrucomicrobiota bacterium DNA segment encodes these proteins:
- a CDS encoding HAD-IA family hydrolase: protein MSFNTIHTISFDATGTLFDPFPSIGAIYSEILQEHGVSISEPDLEMRFMVEFHKSRNLPMKSIDETSEKNRWRCVLESILKEDYSEAIFDSLWETMGQGNRWKAKPMLRRTLQALKEAGFRLVVVSNWDNRLYRILSDLNIDGYFDQVFISTELGAEKPSEEVFTRVSRNLAAAPRTLLHIGNSPANDFKPAIRAGWNALLLHNRIPHGLEPGNVLGSIDQLPEVLKSEQTVS, encoded by the coding sequence ATGAGCTTCAATACTATTCATACTATCAGCTTCGATGCCACCGGAACCTTATTCGATCCTTTTCCTTCGATAGGTGCAATCTACTCAGAAATCCTCCAAGAGCATGGTGTGAGTATTTCGGAACCAGACCTGGAAATGCGCTTTATGGTCGAATTCCATAAATCGAGGAATCTACCAATGAAATCCATAGACGAGACCAGCGAAAAGAATCGTTGGAGATGCGTTCTGGAAAGTATTCTCAAGGAAGACTATTCAGAGGCTATCTTTGATTCCCTATGGGAAACGATGGGACAAGGAAACCGATGGAAAGCAAAACCTATGCTGCGAAGGACCCTGCAAGCGCTTAAGGAAGCTGGATTCCGTCTAGTGGTTGTTTCAAATTGGGATAATCGGCTCTACCGGATTTTGTCCGATTTGAATATCGATGGCTATTTCGACCAGGTGTTTATTTCAACCGAGTTGGGTGCCGAAAAACCATCGGAAGAGGTATTCACCCGTGTTTCCCGCAATTTGGCCGCGGCTCCGCGAACTTTGCTTCATATTGGGAATAGTCCGGCCAATGACTTCAAGCCTGCCATCCGCGCTGGCTGGAATGCGTTATTGCTCCACAACCGGATTCCTCATGGATTGGAACCAGGCAACGTTTTGGGATCTATAGATCAACTACCTGAAGTTCTCAAATCGGAACAAACGGTCAGTTAA
- a CDS encoding DUF721 domain-containing protein yields MPKSSNFSRKTNNLIASLRGLPRDKSRAFWKDEKDLDSVMDRVIQKFQITESRPEEAILADWTSIVGDRNASHSHPHRLDHGFRLYVLVNNPVVKQEMQFHKKMILARLTNIPGCEGIREIIFRAG; encoded by the coding sequence ATGCCCAAATCCAGCAACTTCAGTCGTAAAACCAACAACTTGATAGCTTCCCTAAGAGGATTGCCCAGAGATAAATCGAGGGCATTTTGGAAAGATGAGAAGGATCTCGACTCGGTAATGGACAGGGTGATTCAGAAGTTTCAAATCACTGAATCGCGCCCCGAAGAAGCCATATTGGCAGACTGGACATCTATTGTCGGAGATCGCAACGCTTCCCATTCGCACCCTCATCGCCTGGATCATGGATTCCGCTTGTACGTGCTGGTAAACAACCCCGTGGTTAAACAGGAAATGCAATTTCATAAAAAAATGATATTGGCCCGGCTCACCAACATTCCCGGGTGTGAGGGAATTCGGGAGATCATTTTTCGGGCGGGATAG
- a CDS encoding 2-oxoacid:acceptor oxidoreductase subunit alpha — MGTESTFAEEFKELKSVVIRFAGDSGDGMQTIGERFTDSSAAFGNDLATFPDFPAEIRAPAGTIPGVSAFQIQIGSTEILTAGDSPDTLIAMNPAALKVHLRDLEKEGLLIVNSAAFTPENLKMAGYESNPLKDPELMAKYEVIQIDINHFTKESLNETELSAKDKLRCKNFFALGYIYWIYSRPIDTTVEFIRSKWSRRSPILAEANIKVLKSGYYFGETTETSRNRYMVAKAEVETGLYRKISGNEALVLGLIAGAKKADRKLFYSGYPITPASSILEMLSSYKHFGVKTLQAEDEIAAIGAAIGASFVGSLGVTGTSGPGMCLKAEFIGLATSTELPLVILNIQRGGPSTGLPTKTEQSDLLQAVYGRHSDATIPVIAANSASNCFETAIEAIRIALTYSTPVIVLSDLYIANGAEPWKIPSVESIPEIKVAFAKEGEPYKTFARNEETLARTLAIPGQKGLEHRIGGLEKDEAGSVSYDPENHEEMTQIRNDKIARIANSIPPTKLIGEDSGKVLVVGWGGTYGSITAAVSAMQAEGFSVSSAHLTHLHPLPKDLKEIMGRFEKVMIPELNMGQLNVLIRSQLLVETIPFNKVQGQPFKVKELTQKIHELLQD, encoded by the coding sequence ATGGGCACTGAGTCCACTTTCGCCGAAGAATTTAAAGAACTAAAGAGTGTCGTAATACGTTTCGCAGGAGATTCCGGAGACGGCATGCAAACCATCGGGGAGCGATTTACGGATAGTAGCGCCGCTTTTGGAAACGACCTGGCTACATTTCCGGATTTTCCAGCGGAAATTCGTGCACCAGCCGGAACCATTCCGGGAGTATCTGCATTCCAGATACAAATTGGAAGTACGGAGATCCTGACAGCGGGCGACTCACCTGATACTTTGATTGCCATGAACCCGGCCGCGCTCAAAGTGCACCTCCGTGATTTGGAAAAGGAAGGCTTGCTGATTGTAAACTCTGCGGCCTTCACTCCAGAGAATCTAAAGATGGCTGGTTATGAATCCAACCCTTTGAAAGACCCGGAGCTAATGGCAAAGTATGAGGTGATCCAGATCGATATCAATCACTTCACTAAAGAGTCTTTAAACGAAACCGAACTGTCTGCGAAGGATAAGCTCCGCTGTAAGAATTTCTTTGCTCTTGGTTACATTTATTGGATTTACAGCCGCCCGATTGATACAACGGTAGAATTTATCAGATCAAAGTGGAGCCGTCGTTCACCCATTTTGGCAGAAGCAAATATCAAGGTTTTGAAGTCCGGTTACTACTTTGGCGAAACCACAGAAACTTCCAGAAACCGTTACATGGTGGCCAAAGCCGAGGTGGAGACAGGGCTTTATAGAAAGATTTCCGGCAACGAAGCTTTGGTTCTTGGATTGATCGCCGGTGCTAAAAAGGCAGATCGAAAATTATTTTATTCCGGTTATCCGATAACTCCTGCCTCTTCGATTCTGGAGATGCTATCCAGTTACAAACATTTTGGCGTTAAGACCCTCCAAGCAGAGGACGAAATTGCCGCCATCGGTGCAGCCATTGGTGCAAGTTTCGTGGGGAGCCTGGGAGTCACTGGAACCAGTGGACCGGGCATGTGTTTAAAGGCGGAATTTATTGGATTGGCCACATCAACCGAATTACCTCTTGTTATTCTAAATATTCAACGCGGAGGACCGAGCACCGGTCTGCCAACCAAGACAGAGCAAAGCGATCTGCTCCAAGCTGTGTATGGTCGCCATAGCGATGCAACTATCCCCGTAATAGCAGCCAACAGCGCTTCCAACTGTTTTGAAACGGCCATTGAAGCCATTCGTATCGCATTAACCTATTCCACACCGGTTATCGTGCTGAGCGACCTTTATATAGCCAACGGCGCCGAACCGTGGAAAATTCCATCCGTTGAATCTATTCCTGAAATAAAGGTGGCGTTTGCAAAAGAAGGTGAGCCTTACAAAACCTTTGCCCGTAACGAAGAAACGCTTGCCCGAACACTGGCAATTCCTGGTCAAAAAGGATTGGAACACAGAATCGGTGGATTGGAAAAAGACGAAGCGGGCAGTGTGAGCTATGATCCGGAAAACCACGAAGAAATGACTCAGATTCGTAATGATAAGATAGCACGCATTGCAAATTCGATTCCGCCAACAAAACTAATTGGTGAAGATTCTGGTAAAGTTCTGGTAGTTGGGTGGGGTGGAACATATGGATCCATCACGGCTGCGGTTAGTGCCATGCAAGCTGAAGGCTTTTCTGTCAGCAGCGCACACCTCACCCACTTACATCCACTCCCGAAGGACCTAAAAGAAATCATGGGACGGTTCGAAAAAGTGATGATTCCTGAATTAAATATGGGGCAACTAAATGTCCTCATTCGTTCGCAGCTTTTGGTAGAAACAATTCCATTCAATAAAGTACAAGGCCAACCATTTAAGGTAAAAGAACTTACCCAAAAGATCCACGAATTGCTTCAAGACTGA
- a CDS encoding 2-oxoacid:ferredoxin oxidoreductase subunit beta: MTTEIIEEKQTKKDFVTPNDVRWCPGCGDYAILNSLQRTLPELGIPKENYVVVSGIGCSSRFPYYMNTYGFHTIHGRAPTVTTGVKVANPDLSVWMITGDGDGLSIGGNHLMHVLRRNVNINILLFNNRVYGLTKGQYSPTSPVGTKTKTTPMGSIDNPLNPILFALGAEATFIARTIDTNPKHMMETFKAAHEHQGVSFVEILQNCVIFNDKTWDPVYGRENRDNNLLHLEDGQPMVFGKEEKKGIVWNGSQPEIITLGDASPEEKNVMIHTPDRPGSLYTAMLAEMTFPDFPTPIGVLRKVEKPTYDAQINQQVDAAIDQRDGKADLQELINGAHTWTV; this comes from the coding sequence ATGACTACTGAAATAATAGAAGAAAAACAGACTAAAAAAGATTTTGTAACGCCCAATGACGTTCGTTGGTGCCCCGGTTGCGGAGACTATGCCATTTTGAACTCGCTGCAACGAACGTTGCCAGAGTTGGGCATTCCCAAGGAAAACTATGTGGTGGTGAGTGGCATTGGTTGTTCGAGCCGGTTCCCCTACTATATGAATACCTACGGGTTTCACACGATTCATGGTCGGGCACCCACCGTAACAACTGGAGTAAAAGTTGCGAATCCCGATCTTTCCGTATGGATGATTACCGGAGACGGAGATGGATTAAGCATTGGTGGTAATCATTTGATGCACGTATTGCGTCGTAATGTGAATATCAACATCTTACTGTTCAACAACCGCGTGTATGGTCTGACCAAAGGCCAATATAGCCCCACTTCGCCGGTTGGAACGAAAACCAAAACTACGCCCATGGGTTCTATCGACAACCCTTTGAATCCCATCCTTTTCGCCCTGGGAGCCGAAGCTACTTTTATAGCCAGGACAATTGATACCAACCCGAAGCATATGATGGAGACCTTCAAAGCTGCCCATGAGCACCAGGGAGTTTCATTTGTAGAAATCCTTCAGAACTGCGTGATCTTCAACGACAAGACGTGGGATCCGGTTTATGGGCGCGAAAATCGGGATAACAACCTCCTGCACCTTGAAGATGGTCAACCAATGGTTTTCGGGAAAGAGGAGAAAAAAGGAATTGTATGGAATGGCTCCCAACCGGAAATCATCACATTGGGAGATGCCTCCCCTGAAGAAAAAAATGTGATGATCCATACACCTGACCGGCCGGGCTCCCTATATACCGCGATGCTCGCCGAAATGACCTTCCCGGATTTCCCTACTCCCATTGGCGTACTAAGGAAAGTTGAAAAACCGACCTACGATGCTCAGATCAACCAACAGGTGGATGCAGCAATTGACCAACGTGACGGTAAAGCCGATTTGCAGGAGCTGATTAACGGAGCACATACCTGGACGGTTTAA
- the rpsO gene encoding 30S ribosomal protein S15, with amino-acid sequence MSKNSKIDKQPIIQKFRKSDADTGSSEVQIALLSARITQLTDHLRVHRKDYHSRRGLIALASRRRKLLDYVKRHDLNKYKHMLEQLKLRR; translated from the coding sequence ATGTCGAAGAATAGCAAAATAGATAAACAACCCATCATTCAGAAGTTTCGCAAAAGCGATGCTGACACCGGATCATCAGAAGTCCAAATCGCTCTATTGAGTGCAAGGATCACACAACTGACCGATCACCTGCGTGTTCACCGGAAAGACTATCACTCCCGTCGTGGACTGATCGCCTTGGCTAGCCGGAGACGCAAACTCCTTGATTACGTAAAGCGGCACGATCTCAACAAATACAAACATATGTTGGAACAGCTCAAGCTACGCCGTTAA